aagacacatcACTGAACAGAAGGGAGCCCTGGGAAGAACAAGGCAGGATATAATCCATACGTTTGAgcctgggagagccaacttctgagcccacgcaGGAACTGGGAGAAAGGGAGGATGAGGAAGAGTCTGGTGGCCCCCGAGGGCCAGGAACTAGACTTCTGGGGGCCTGGAATAAGAAGATAACTTCTCTCTGCTCTACTCCCAACCTCTCACCATCCAGGGGACCTGGAGGGAATTTCTGCTTGGAGGAGTTCCTGAATCCTTCCCCAGTATCCTGAATGACTCTGGGGAAGTGAGTAATAATGAGGTCTAGAGGAGGTTGGAGAAGACACAGGGGTCCTAAAAGGTTGAAAGAGTTGGACATTCAAAGAGCCTGGGGGTGTTTAGGAGGCTATTGGAGGAGAAGGGATTGGAGGGACCCTAGAGGAGGTGCTTGGGAGCGGGCAGTGAGGACAGGGTGTCGGCAAgagctggagggagaggaagccCTGAGCTGCAAAATATCTGCAATTGGGAAGGCTGTAGCTAGGGGAGTCCCCTGACTCCAGGCCACTCTGCCCCCTTGTCTCACCGAGCTGTAGAGCAGCCCCTCAGCGTTCATGGCCATGTAGTGACCCAGCTTGGCACTCTGGATGGTGACTACACGGAGCCCCACAGGGATCAGTTTGaagtgggctgggggtggagagaagaggtATCAGTACCCCAAGCCTCCAATCCCCATCTGAGCCCCCCCTCAATTCTGGTCccagttctacttcttcctttgcgGGGTCAAAGAGCCAGACTGAAAACAACAGAACCTGAAGCCACAATAGGATTGTCATCTCCTATGCCTgctctcccccttcccacccagcAGCTGGCTTCCCCTCTCACTGAAAGAGCTGGTGTCCTCTGGGGTGCCCTGGATACTCCCGTCGGGCTTCGCCTGGAGGTAGAAACCCTGGCAGCAGAACAGTTTGGTGACGATGCCTTTGAGCTGAGGCTCTGGAGAAAGAGACATTCATCTTGGAACATGACACCTCTGTTCCCAGAAACATTGCTACACTTGGCGGgatcagaggagagaaagaaaggaggatggagggaaggaagagggtccCAGGGCCCCAGCTCCCTGACCCTCTAAGCAAGGTCTCTCCCACCTCTCTTTGACTCCAGAGGAAGCTGGGGTGTGGGTCCCTTCTGCTTCCTCTAACCAGCTTTCAGTTTACTTGACTGAAATTTATTTAAAGGCTTAATTCCTACTCTACAGCTCAAccagaatggggggaggggagaagaaggtagaggaaggggagagataCATGGAAAGGCAGAGGACAAAGGGAGACAGGCAGAGCTGCTGAAGCGGCAGTGTGTTTGCGAATGGCGGGGGCAGTAAGGTGACCCCAGGGTAGGGGCGCCCCctcaggagtgggggtgggactgGGCCTGACGCTGACTCAGCACCTGCTGCTGCGGCTGCCGCTCGCTTCTCGCGGGCCTCGCCTTGGCCCAGCGCCGGCCTGTCTGACACTGAcccacctgtctgtctgtctgtcagtcTGCTGGCTCGCGGGGGCCCAGCCCTCCCTGAGGCTCAGCCTCTCCCCTTCAGCCAGGTAACCCGCCTGGGATGGGGGATATTCGGTAGCAAACcaaggaaatgggggagggggccagggagcTGGTGAGGCAGGCTGACTCACGTGGGGGCTGGGTCCCACTCAAAGGGTGGGCTGCGGACCGTACCACTGCGGAGGGCCGGCGGCGGGGGGAGGAGGACgccagcggggggcgggggggtctcCCCCTAGGGGAGCTGGGAGCGGGCGGGAGCGAGGCCAGAGGGACTTCCCGCCTGTCGCACCTGGACGGGGACCACACGCTAACCCTCACAACTCTCCTCCCCCGGCGCTTGCGGCCGAGTTCCCGGTACCCCCTCGTAGATGGTACGACCCCCAGTCTCCGTGCGGGTATCCAGCCGTGTAGTGTTGTCTGAGTTGCTCGCGGCAGAGGGTCCCCTGAGCCCGTGGGACCCGATTTCGGAGTCGCGTAGGCGGTCATGGGGGAGTGCCCAGCTCCCTTCTTGAAGTGCAGGTCACGGGAGGAAGGCCCACAGAGGGGCGGACTGGCGAGGTAGCTGCAAGGACACCCCGGGGAGAGCTGGGGAGATTGGTACCGAGCCAGGCAAGCTCGGCGAGGAGGAACGGAGCCAAGGCTCGGAGGAGCGGGAgaagcggggcgggggcggggctgccgGAGCCGCAGAAACCCTCGGGGTGACCCAGGCGTCCGGAACCCCCAGGCCCCTCCGCTCGGCATTGAAAGAATCGCGAGAGACCGCACGTAGGCAGAGGACGGTGGGGGTGGGGACTCGTGTGTTGGGACGGGGGGCGAGCGGGAGCTGCCAGGCTTCGGGGCACCAGGCTTAGCCCCTCAAGCCTTCCCCTTGCCCTCGAAAGCAAGGAGACTCGGGGTTATGGGCGAGagagaagggaaactgaggcatcgtCTGGCCGAGGGTTTGTGGTCCAGGCGCACCCCCTTTCACTTTCGGGGAGCCGCCGTCAGTCGGGCCCCGCGCTTCCGAGTCCCTGGCCTCAACCTCCCAGGCAGAGAGACCCCCGGCCCGGAGACCCCGCCCCAGCCACTCACCCGGGCAGCGGTCCGGCCGCGCGGGCCGCCCCCCGCACAGTCGCACCTTGGACAGCAGGATGAGGAGCTGCTTCTGGCAAAGGGACTTGGTGCCGCGGGGACACACGCGCCGCTGCGCTGACACGGGCCGGCTGCCCCCGGGCTCGCGGACCTCCCGCTTCTGCCGGATCAGGCTGCTGGCCGGTGCCGCCATGGCGCCCCGGGAGGAGACACCCCAAAACCGGCAGGCTCCCGGAGCGCGCTGGGCCCCCCCAGAGAAGCCCGCTAGCTCACCAGGACATGGTCTTGCCTCTCCGGTCCGACTCGCCGCCTCACCCACGGGACCTGAGGATAAGCCCTAGAcgacccccaccccaggcaccaGCTCCCACCCTTGGGCCTCGTGCTGGCTTCGCCAGACCCAGCAGCCTATGTACCTCTCAGTTGACCCCACCCTCGACCTTTGCCCCCCACAGAAAACTCCCCCTTCTCTGATCTCCAGTGTCCCTGTCCCCCACTAACACTATCCCAAAGCCAAGACCCTCACATTTTCCAGGATGTGGTTCCAATATCCCCAGGCACCTTTCCACCCTATTTCCGGGCCCTGCACTCCTGCCAAAGCCACTCTTGTAATTTTAAGGGTGTGGGTCCTTAGCTTTGGGGATATTagctcaccccacccctgctggGGTGCTGCCAGTGTCTAGGAAGAACCCAACCTTGGTGTCTTTTCCTTTGCCACCCTCTAAGTGAAGAATCCCCCACTTTTTTTCACTGAAATCCCCCAAAAACTATGCCTTGAAATATCCAGACTGTCGCCAATCAGCAAGAAGAGGTTCCCAGACCCTGTCTCTGGACGATACCGGTCTTTACCAAGTCACCCCCATTTCTAGTGGCACAGGGTTCCAGCTGCTGAGCCCCTTTCCTCACCTTGTTACCCTCCACTCCTTTTGAAGTCACCTCCAAATCCGCCCTTCCTAGTGGTTACACCAGGTGGTTGTCTGGAGGGCCCTCTGTCACCTCGGAATAAGGAGCATAggtttttggcttttttgtttttttctggcagCCCCTAATTTCCTCGGGGACAGCTGGTGCTGTTTAGATCCCACGCCCTCCAATCCAACCAGCCCCCCGAGAGAGGAGTGCACCCACGTTGTCACGGGTCCCCAACTGTGAACAGACCCGCTATAAGGCAGAGCGCATCAGAGCTTTCTGCGTCAGGGCTTCCTTGTCCTCCCCGGGACTGCCTATAGcaccccctcttccttccccgaCGCCCCTCAACCTGTCCTGTCTTGTCGATCCGGGGACGGCTGGCGCTGGCTCTGGTTCCAGGCTCCTCCCTCCCTGTACCCCGCAAGCGGAGCTTCCCCCCACGCCCGGCTAGGCGTCCCGGACCCCAGGAAGGAGTGAGGGTGTCTCCGCAGAGCGCCCTGGTCTGGCGAAGTGAGCACTGGGCCTGGCGGCTGGACCAAGCggagcggcggcagcggcggcagcggcggcagcgggAGCGGCTGTGGGAAgctgaggcggcggcggcgacagCAGCTCTCCCCTCCTCCGAGAGCCggcccgggggcggggcagggggtggagactccgggaaagaggtggggggggggtgaagcTGAGCGGGAGGAACCCTGGGGTCCCTtggaggcagggagtggggacGGTCTTAGAGACAGGTGGAGCCGAGACAAGGCCGCATGTCTCGCATGTCTCGGGGTTCAGAGGAGGAGGGACAAGGAGGCGACTCCACTGAATGGAACTCTGGATTGGGGGAGAGGTTGGGCTTAGATAGATGGAATGGCAGATGCCCCGAGAATGGAGAAAGGGACCCTACTGCCCGGGATGGAGGACAGAACTGGATGAGGAAGGTGGGGGGAATAACTGAAGAGATAGCGGTGGTGGTGAGGTCTAGCCTGGGGTGAAATCCGGCCTCCTTAATATCTCTGCTTTTGTGTGAGACAAATTGGTCAGTCCCTGGTCTCCATACCTTTCTCCTTTACACGTTTTTTCAGCAAATATGTTACCCCCATCCCTATTGACTCCTAAGAGAAAAGACCATAAGAACTGGCGGGAGATGGATGCCAGAGGCTGCACGGGAGCAGGAGGGGTGCTGGCCACAGATTTGGAAAGTGGAGAGGCCAGAATGGAACGACCTGTGCCAGGGATGCggcgggaggagggtgggaggaagcggAGGAACCGGCGAGGAGGCCTTCTAGAACGGGTTCTTCGGGCCCAAGGCGCTCAGCCTGTCTcccaggtgaggggagagcagtcCCCTCCACATCCCGCTGGCCAACAGAAGCACATTCCAGGTTAGTAGGAACAGCGTCTTTAATGGGCCCCGCCTCCCACGCCGGCTAAGCCGCCCCCCTTGCGTGCAGCCTTGGCCTCTTCTACAGCGGCGCGCAGGGCGCGGGCAGGGTCCCTGCGAAGCAGGGCCAACGCCCCAAGCAGCGAAGCGGCGCCGTCCCCCGCACCGAGCTTTTGGCCACTCAGAAAATAGTGGGGCAGCGTCCCAGCCTCGAGCACCCGGCCCAGCTCATCCAGCAGCCCGAGGCAGCAGGCGCCCGCATTCTCGGGTCGCGCCACATAGAGCGCGGGCAGCCGCTCGCACGCCCAGTAGAGCAACGTCCGCAGGAGATAGGGCGCCGCGACCCTAATCCCGGCCACCAGCGGGCGCAGCAGCGCCTGGGCCGCCGCGTGCGCTTGCAGCAGGGGAACGGGTATGCGCATCTTGAGCGCCAGCTCTTGGCGGGCGAAGCAGAGCTGCCATCCGGAGGCGCCCGGCCGCTCtgtgccgccgccgccgggcaCCAGGTAGAAGGAAGACGACTCCGAGGCCAGCGGGCCGGCCCACGAGTGGCTCCGAGCCTCCTGGGGCCAGCCGGCCACGGACACCACGGGGATCAAGTCGAAAAGCAGGAGGCGGCGCGGGGACCCGGGCGTAGCCAGGAGGATGGTGGTGACCCCCGCGTGGCGGGCTGCGTGGACCAAGCGCGGGGCACCCGGGACCGGAAACAGGGACTCAGCGACCGCAGCCAGCGAAGCGAAGAACCAGGCAGCCACCTGGGCGGGGCACAATGTGGGCCATGCCTCCCGAGCCTCCGACGGCTGTGGCACTGGGCTAACGTCGGCTGCTTTGGTGACGTCACCATTCGTTTTTTTCAGTGGTGAAGGAAAGTCAACATCGGTTACGTCTTGTTGAGGCAATTCTGGCACTGAAACATTACTAGGTGATTTTTCCAAAGACTCGTGTGCCTCAGGCTCAGTGACGTCACCGTGCAGCTGGTCCACGGAGATTTGCGGATCCTTGGGAGTTTGTTTGCTTTGGGCTGGGTGGATCGAATCACGTCCTCCTGGGACTGGGGGTCCTAGGCAATCCTGCCATGCCTCCCGGACCGAGGTTCCGCGTACTTGCTCTGGGAGGAAGAGCCATGCGTAACAGGATCCCACGTCCGGTTGCAGCTCCTGCCCAGTGCCATCTAGCGAAAGCACGGGCACCAGGAGGGTGAAGCTGGCGTCGTAGTGAGGTCCCCGAGCGTAGGGACCTAGAGGCGCAGGCCCCAGATCCAGGGAGCCCTCGCGAATCCCGCCACGAAGCAGCAAGAGCTCTGCCTGTGGAGGAAAGCGAGGGTCCCGGCGGTGAACGAGACCTAAGGAAAGAGAAGGGATCATAAAGGCGTGATCCAGAGCCGGGGCGGGGTGAGGCGGAGCTGAGAGCTGCAAGTTCCCGAAGGCTGGGAGGGTTACTTAccaagcaaagagaaaacaaagtcctTGGCCTGGAGGAGATCTGGTCCTGGCTTGGGACCTTCACTCCAGCTCTCCTGCACACCCAGCTCCTGGATCAGCTGGGTTAGTTCTTGCAGCTGCGCCCCAGAGCAGAAGTCGATGTCCGTGAGCggccgggctggggctgggggcggtgGGCCCCACCAGGGAGCACTCCCCCAGACCGCGGAAGCCATATGGCTCTGTCGTTTTGGGGCTAGGAAATACACAGACGGGAGGAAGCCCAGAGGGGCCGTTCCTTTTGCTGCGGAAAACTGGCCCCCGTTCTTTTCTCTTCCAGAGGCCAAGAGGGTTCCCAAGGCACAGTGCGCCAATGGGTCTGCAGACGAAGGGCCCTAAATTTAGTCTTGAAAGGGAACAAATAAACACCTCCTCCGTCCTTGCCCTTTTCTCATATGCTGGTCCCCGCCCCCATGGAACGGTTCACCTGACTCAGCAGGTAGAAAGTAGCTGTTTGGCCCCTCCTAAGGAATGCAGTAGCCTCCTTCGCTGCCCCTTGTCTACGTCCCCTTACCTCTTTTTCAGAAGAGGCTAGTGGTTTACGGCTTCCCTCTTAGGGGTAGCTACAAAGGCTGGGAAGAGAATGGATAGGAAGATTCAACAGGTAACTTCTTCCTGCTGCCTGCAAGGCCACGCCCCTAAATTATAACCACGCCCCTTTCTGGAGGCTGTCGGGGTGGTTCCGGAGCAGCCCGGCCTCCAGTCAGAGTTCAGTCCATCCTTTCGCTCTGCAGAGATCTCGCGGCTATCCTGGGAGTTGTAGTTTGTCTTCAAAACTACCAGGGCGTTGGGGCCACGCCGCCACATCCTTTCCGGTTCCGTTCAAGTAGTGCCTGATGGAAGCTGTAGTTTCCATGCAGATAAACTATTCTGTGTCTTTACAAGGCCAGGTCAACTGCACAAACACTCCTTGGGGTTAGAACAGAGGCCTAATAGGATGGATCTGAATAGCAAACAATAATGAGGGACAGACACTAGGGCATGCGGAGAAATAGGGGACTCTACATCTCACTTGGGAGCAGAGGAGCCCTGGTCATTTAAATCTAGAAGGGTTCTTGCATGCAATTATAACTTCATTTTAGAGGTGAGACTGCAAGCCT
This Balaenoptera acutorostrata chromosome 20, mBalAcu1.1, whole genome shotgun sequence DNA region includes the following protein-coding sequences:
- the LOC130705854 gene encoding fibroblast growth factor 11 isoform X1 yields the protein MAAPASSLIRQKREVREPGGSRPVSAQRRVCPRGTKSLCQKQLLILLSKVRLCGGRPARPDRCPEPQLKGIVTKLFCCQGFYLQAKPDGSIQGTPEDTSSFTHFKLIPVGLRVVTIQSAKLGHYMAMNAEGLLYSSPHFTAECRFKECVSENYYVLYASALYRQRRSGRSWYLGLDKEGRVMKGNRVKKTKAAAHFVPKLLEVAVYREPSLHSVPETSPSRPPAPCHAVPGLEAPCPRHHHSLSPSPASGPALTPAATLMP
- the LOC130705854 gene encoding fibroblast growth factor 11 isoform X2, producing MAAPASSLIRQKREVREPGGSRPVSAQRRVCPRGTKSLCQKQLLILLSKVRLCGGRPARPDRCPEPQLKGIVTKLFCCQGFYLQAKPDGSIQGTPEDTSSFTHFKLIPVGLRVVTIQSAKLGHYMAMNAEGLLYSSRRSGRSWYLGLDKEGRVMKGNRVKKTKAAAHFVPKLLEVAVYREPSLHSVPETSPSRPPAPCHAVPGLEAPCPRHHHSLSPSPASGPALTPAATLMP
- the LOC130705853 gene encoding transmembrane protein 102-like, which translates into the protein MASAVWGSAPWWGPPPPAPARPLTDIDFCSGAQLQELTQLIQELGVQESWSEGPKPGPDLLQAKDFVFSLLGLVHRRDPRFPPQAELLLLRGGIREGSLDLGPAPLGPYARGPHYDASFTLLVPVLSLDGTGQELQPDVGSCYAWLFLPEQVRGTSVREAWQDCLGPPVPGGRDSIHPAQSKQTPKDPQISVDQLHGDVTEPEAHESLEKSPSNVSVPELPQQDVTDVDFPSPLKKTNGDVTKAADVSPVPQPSEAREAWPTLCPAQVAAWFFASLAAVAESLFPVPGAPRLVHAARHAGVTTILLATPGSPRRLLLFDLIPVVSVAGWPQEARSHSWAGPLASESSSFYLVPGGGGTERPGASGWQLCFARQELALKMRIPVPLLQAHAAAQALLRPLVAGIRVAAPYLLRTLLYWACERLPALYVARPENAGACCLGLLDELGRVLEAGTLPHYFLSGQKLGAGDGAASLLGALALLRRDPARALRAAVEEAKAARKGGGLAGVGGGAH